In Liquorilactobacillus nagelii DSM 13675, the following proteins share a genomic window:
- a CDS encoding N-acetylmuramoyl-L-alanine amidase has protein sequence MRRSRKQHNSFKISNLAVLSLIIAALIGIIASRTFAYFKQVEVNVSQVELRKGPGVEYQKTKSLSRGTRLTVLRSKYHWYYVRTSQNNFGWVANWNLNPQGPKKIHHLNNATIVLDPGHGGSDSGALSSSGKMEKTYTLKLAKEVAQELRARGAKVYLTRTSDRFVSLAARPNLSNEVHADAFISFHFDSSPTENSASGVTTYYYHRQLSYRLASSINQKFNNISLENRGIEFGNFEVIRDNDFPAILLEMGYINTDRDFQQIRSSHYRTTVANDVVAGLNKYFESN, from the coding sequence ATGAGAAGAAGCAGAAAACAACACAATTCATTCAAGATTAGCAACTTAGCCGTTCTCAGCTTAATTATTGCTGCACTGATCGGTATTATTGCTAGCCGGACTTTTGCTTATTTTAAACAAGTTGAAGTCAATGTCAGTCAAGTTGAATTACGCAAAGGTCCCGGCGTTGAGTACCAAAAAACAAAAAGTCTAAGCCGCGGAACTCGGCTAACCGTTTTGCGTAGCAAATATCACTGGTACTACGTTAGAACAAGTCAGAATAACTTTGGTTGGGTAGCTAATTGGAATCTTAACCCCCAAGGTCCCAAAAAGATCCATCATTTAAACAACGCAACAATCGTCCTTGATCCAGGCCATGGCGGTTCAGACTCCGGTGCGCTTTCCAGCAGTGGCAAAATGGAAAAAACTTATACTCTGAAATTAGCTAAAGAAGTTGCCCAAGAGTTGCGTGCACGTGGGGCTAAAGTTTATCTGACTCGAACAAGTGATCGTTTTGTCAGCTTAGCTGCTCGTCCTAACTTATCAAATGAAGTTCATGCAGATGCTTTTATTAGTTTTCATTTTGATTCATCACCGACCGAAAACTCGGCCTCCGGTGTTACCACTTACTACTATCACCGCCAATTATCTTATCGATTAGCTAGCTCGATTAATCAAAAATTTAATAATATCAGCTTAGAAAATCGTGGGATTGAATTTGGCAATTTTGAAGTAATTCGAGATAATGATTTTCCGGCAATTTTACTTGAAATGGGCTATATTAACACTGATCGTGACTTTCAGCAGATTCGCAGTTCCCATTATCGCACTACCGTTGCCAACGATGTTGTAGCTGGTCTTAATAAATACTTCGAAAGTAATTAA
- the hisS gene encoding histidine--tRNA ligase, protein MKYQRPKGTNDIIPGEAEKWQQIEKIARQVFQKYRYQEIRTPIFESFEVFSRTSGETSDIVTKEMYDFYDKGNRHITLRPEGTAGVVRAYVENKLYGPEIQRPFKTYYMGPMFRYERPQSGRLRQFHQIGVEAFGVDSPALDVEVIAMAMNLLSDLGIQHVKLALNTLGDQPSRQSYHQALVDYLTPYQAELSEDSQIRLQKNPLRVLDSKDQHDQEIVANAPQIVDYLTPEAQMHFDAVQQLLKDLGIDFEIDSTMVRGLDYYNHTIFEIMSDSKAFGGKWTTVCAGGRYNGLVEQLGGPEVPGIGFGLGVERLLLILEAEKYQAWQNNPLDVYVVGIGNETNAATLKLVQAIRQAGFSADRDYLQRKPKGQFKTASRLAAKYTLTVGESELSSQTAKLKQMSSGIEKTVKLAAIFADFAAVCQQFK, encoded by the coding sequence ATGAAGTATCAACGTCCAAAAGGTACGAATGATATTATTCCAGGAGAAGCGGAAAAATGGCAGCAAATTGAAAAAATTGCGCGGCAAGTTTTTCAGAAATATCGCTATCAGGAAATTAGGACCCCAATTTTTGAAAGCTTCGAAGTTTTTTCACGAACATCAGGTGAAACATCTGATATTGTGACTAAAGAAATGTATGATTTTTATGATAAAGGTAACCGGCATATTACCTTGCGTCCAGAAGGAACTGCTGGGGTAGTTCGGGCGTATGTCGAAAATAAGCTTTATGGGCCAGAGATCCAACGCCCATTCAAAACTTACTACATGGGGCCAATGTTCCGCTATGAACGTCCGCAGTCTGGTCGGTTACGCCAATTTCATCAAATCGGGGTCGAAGCTTTTGGGGTTGACAGTCCGGCTTTAGATGTTGAAGTAATCGCAATGGCTATGAATTTATTAAGCGATCTGGGGATTCAGCATGTCAAGTTGGCTTTAAACACTTTAGGGGATCAGCCATCACGTCAATCTTATCATCAAGCTCTTGTTGATTATTTAACACCTTATCAAGCTGAGTTAAGTGAAGACTCACAAATTCGACTACAAAAGAATCCATTGCGAGTGCTTGATAGTAAAGATCAACATGATCAAGAAATTGTGGCGAATGCACCACAGATCGTTGATTATTTAACGCCTGAAGCACAGATGCATTTCGATGCAGTGCAGCAATTGTTAAAAGATTTGGGGATTGACTTTGAAATTGATTCAACGATGGTTCGTGGCTTGGACTATTACAATCATACAATTTTTGAAATTATGAGTGATTCAAAGGCGTTTGGTGGTAAATGGACAACCGTTTGTGCTGGAGGTCGTTATAATGGCCTTGTTGAACAGCTTGGTGGTCCAGAGGTCCCAGGAATTGGGTTTGGTTTAGGTGTTGAACGGCTATTGTTAATACTTGAAGCTGAAAAATACCAGGCATGGCAAAATAATCCGCTGGATGTTTACGTGGTTGGTATTGGAAACGAAACAAATGCAGCCACTTTGAAATTAGTTCAAGCAATTCGTCAAGCTGGTTTTAGTGCCGATCGTGATTATTTACAACGAAAACCTAAAGGTCAATTTAAAACAGCTAGCCGTTTGGCAGCAAAATATACGTTGACAGTTGGTGAAAGCGAATTGTCCAGTCAAACCGCAAAATTGAAACAAATGAGCAGCGGTATTGAAAAAACAGTTAAATTAGCGGCTATTTTTGCAGATTTTGCCGCAGTTTGTCAACAGTTTAAATAA